Genomic DNA from Lutibacter sp. A80:
TGTATTACATAAAGGAACAAAAACTAACTTAAATGCTTCTATTTCATATGGATCTTTTAATACTTTACAAACAAGTATTAATGGTTTATATAGGTTTGAAAAGTCTGGATTTACTGTAAAAGCATCTCTTTTTCATAATAATTCTGATAATGATTATAAAGTTTGGGGAGGTCAAGTTAAGGATATTGCACAAGATGGAAGTCAAACCCCTATTACTGCTAGAAGATTTTACGACGCTTATAAATCTACAGGTGGAATGGCACAAATTGGTTTTACGGATGTAAAATGGGCAGACCAATTTTTAATTGGTTTTACAGGTTCAGAAGATTATAAAGAAATTCAACATGGTGCTTTTATGACGCTTCATCCTTATTACGGAAGATTTAGTGAAACAAATGCCCAATTAGCAAACTTAACATATCAAAAAAAGAATCTTTTTACAGAAGGTTTAGATGTAAATGTAACTGGATTATATGGAGAAAGAAATACCATAGTTAATGATACCGTTGCTGCAGCTTATACTTGGAGTGGAGAACGTTTAGTTGGTTTTGACGGTAATTATCTAAACTACAGTTGGGGATCTCAACAAGAAGGAGGTCCAACTCTAACAAAAGTTAACAGAAATGTTGCTTCTATAAGAACAGGAGTGTCGTATGCTATAAATAAAAATCATAAAATTTTAGTAAACCATATATATAGTGGTCTTGATAGAGAAGATAGTGATGAAATGAAATCTCTTTTAGAAAACACTTTTAAGCAAACGAGTGATTTGTATAAAAATATTTATTCGTTAAGTTATGAATTAAATGCTTTTGAAGAAAAGTTAAAAGTTAATGTTTTTGGAAAAAACTACGGTCAAAAAGTATTAAATACAAGTCCAGTATTTAATGATGATGAAACAGAAGTTATAGATGAAGTTTTTAAAAGCGATCAAAATTTTAACGGTTTTGGGTTTGCAGCTTCTTATGCTATTCTACCCAATTTGGTTTTATTAACTTCAGCAGAAAAAGCAATTCGTTTACCTGATGAAACTGAAGTTTTTGGAGATGTAGCTGATAATGTTGAAGCCAATTTAAACATTCAGCCAGAAATTAGTAAAAATTATAACGTCGGTTTCCGATTTGGAAAGTTTAATATTCAAAAACACAATTTTACAATTTCTACCAATTTCTTTTCAAGAAAGATTGAAGATTTAATCGGTTTTGCTTCAAATGCAGATAGAATTGTAGAAAGCAGCGACGAACTTGTACATTATGATAATTTTGACGAAAGTACTACATCTAAAGGAGTAGAGGCAGAAATTAATTATAGCTACAATAATAACTTAGGCTTTAACTTTAATTTTTCTCGTTTAACTCTAGAATCTAGAAACAGAGCTGGTAATATTGTTGATATTCCTAACACACCACTATTTACTATTAATTCTGGATTACGCTATTCAATTAAAAATGTGCTTCAACATAAATCGCGTTTAAACGTATTTTATAATATTTATTTCACTGATGAATTTTCATATATAATGAATCAAGGAACTAATGTTGCTGGTTTGGATGCATTTTTAGTACCTACTCAATTTATTCAAGATTTTGGGCTTAGTTACACTTTTCCTAAAGAAAATTTTGTAGTGAGTTTCGATGCCAAAAATATATTTAATGAAGCAGCTTACGATAATAGATCAGTTCAAAAACCTGGGAGAGCATTTTACTTAAAACTAAATTATACAATAACTAAATTTTAATTATTAAACATAAATCTAATAAACAATTTTAATATGAAACGCAATTTTTTAAACTTTAAAACTATAACTTTATTCGCCACAATTGGTTTATTTACCGTTGCCTGTGATAGCGATGATAATAATATTGAAATGCCAACTGAACCAGTACAATCTGAAAGATGGATTACAGTTGCTGGTGCTAGAATGGGTACAGAAGCAGGAGATGGAAATGGAGGTACTTTAATATATGCTATTAGTAATGAAGATGCTAAAAACACCGAGACAGTAATAGATGTTTTTAATAATGGTTTTGTAGCCCCTTCTAATAGAACAGCTAGATTACAAGCATCAGAAGATGGTAACACTATTTTTAATATCAGTTATGCAGGTGATACAGGAGGAAATTATTCAAAATATACTGTTCAAGGAGGACAAGATTTTATACCAACTGGATCTGAAGTAAGTATAGCACCTTATGTAGGTACCGCTCCAAGGTGGATAAAATTATTTGATGGAGACCAAACCGGATCTGCTGTATATGTATCAACAGAGCATGAAATTGACGATAATGGAACACCAGATGATGTAACAGATGATATGTATATTAGAACGGAAGCTAAAGTAGGCGTGGTTACTTTAGATTTAGTAAATTCTTCAATTAAAAATTTTGAAGAAGTTAGTGTTCCTTTAAGTGCCGAAGAAGAAGCCGCAGGTTATTATTTCTCTAGAGTTGATATGCCAACTTTAAATGCTGCTGGAGATAAATTATATATTAGTGCTCGTTTAAGTAAAGTAAATCCTGCTACTGTAGAAAGTGAAAGTGGGTATGAAATTTTAGGTTCTAAAACTATTGTTTTAGATTACCCTTCTTTATTAAATCCAAGTGTAATTACTTCTACTGTTGGACATGGAAATACAAATGGTTACCGTAGTATTAATTCTTTTGAATACAATGGTAGTGTTTACCAAGCTAACCAAGGTGATCCAAATGGTTCTCATATTTTAAAAATTAATGCAAATAACGAATATGATAATTCTTATGTGTTTAGTTTAGATGCAGCTTTAGGTTTAAATGACACTTATATTGTTGCTTGGAGACCAGCATCAAATGGTAAAGCTGTTGTTGCATACGAGTATGCTGGATCGGCTACAGGGCCAGCTGGTAAAACACAAGGATTTTTTGCTTTGGTAGATTTAAATGCTAAAACTGCAATAAAACTTGATGATATTCCTGCTAGTGAGGATTTATATTTATACCAATACCAAGGTTTTGCTATTTATGAAAATGAAGTTTACTTAACAGTAGCTCCAATTGGTGAAGATGGAAATATTTATGTTGTAGATACAGAAACAGGAAGCGTAACTAAAGGAGCGCAATTAATAAATACAACTGGAAGTCATTTTATAGGTACTTTTTAGAAGCAAATTACTAAAATAATAGTAAGACAGACCCTTATCGATAATTCGGTAAGGGTTTTTATTTGTTTGTTTTTTTAGTAGCTAGATTTCATAAGTTTTTTTAAGTAAAAAGTTTGCAATTTTAAAAGAAAAAATTACTTTTGCACATCATATGCTAAAAAACGCATATGTTTATTTTAATTATCGAATGTATGAAACCTAATTTACAAAATAGTATTACCATATTTAAAGCATTATCAGAAATTACGCGTCTTAAAATTATATGGTTATTGATTAATATGGATTCTAAAATTTGTGTTTCTGAAATTATTGAAGTTCTAAAAGAACCTCAATACAACGTTTCTCGTCACTTAAGAATCCTTAGTAAAGCAGGTTTACTTGAAGAAAATAAAGAAGGAAAATGGGTTTATTATTTTATAAAAAAAACAGATGGTGAATTTATTAAACATATTAAAAATGCAGTAAGTGTAATTTCAGAAAATGATATGCTTGTTGAAATGCAACGCTGTAAACAACTACTTATAACTAGAGAAAAATAGCATTAAAAATTTTAATATAAATCAATTTAGAAAAGATTTCTACGTCTTATCATATGTGTTTTTGTGCATATGTTAAATATAGGAGTCTTAAAATCATTAATTATCATAAATATTTAAAACAATGTCAGAAAATTTAAAATTAGCCTTAGACGAGTTTATACATGTTGGTGTAGCCTTGTTTTTTATTATTGCATTTGTATCAATTCTTACAGGATTTGTAAGAGCGTATATTCCACAAGACAAGTTGCAAAAAAAATTAAGTAAAACGGGTAAATATAGTGGTGTTATGGGTGCCTTGTTAGGTATACCAACACCATTTTGTAGTGCTTCAATGGTTCCAGTATCTATGGGAATGCTTGAAATGGGAGCGCCATTAGCAATGGTTTTTTCATTTTTATTATCTGCTCCATTAGCAAATTTTGTTGTAGTAGCCTTTATTTTTGCGGTATTTGGATTTAAAGTAGCA
This window encodes:
- a CDS encoding carboxypeptidase-like regulatory domain-containing protein; this encodes MKLFVLLLLIVSLGYSQNSISGKVVDGSGQPLFGATVVIGSASRATVTDENGTYTLKNIPKGKHIIKASYVGFNSNSIEELFNTINNNRVINFTLSEDVESLKQVVVNGKSEKTKVETQGFAVNIVDTKVASLRNVQINELLNTTVGVKIRQNGGLGSNVQYSLNGLSGGSVRIFIDGIPISMYGSSFSLNSIPPSMIKNIEVYKGVIPGHLADDALGGAINVVLHKGTKTNLNASISYGSFNTLQTSINGLYRFEKSGFTVKASLFHNNSDNDYKVWGGQVKDIAQDGSQTPITARRFYDAYKSTGGMAQIGFTDVKWADQFLIGFTGSEDYKEIQHGAFMTLHPYYGRFSETNAQLANLTYQKKNLFTEGLDVNVTGLYGERNTIVNDTVAAAYTWSGERLVGFDGNYLNYSWGSQQEGGPTLTKVNRNVASIRTGVSYAINKNHKILVNHIYSGLDREDSDEMKSLLENTFKQTSDLYKNIYSLSYELNAFEEKLKVNVFGKNYGQKVLNTSPVFNDDETEVIDEVFKSDQNFNGFGFAASYAILPNLVLLTSAEKAIRLPDETEVFGDVADNVEANLNIQPEISKNYNVGFRFGKFNIQKHNFTISTNFFSRKIEDLIGFASNADRIVESSDELVHYDNFDESTTSKGVEAEINYSYNNNLGFNFNFSRLTLESRNRAGNIVDIPNTPLFTINSGLRYSIKNVLQHKSRLNVFYNIYFTDEFSYIMNQGTNVAGLDAFLVPTQFIQDFGLSYTFPKENFVVSFDAKNIFNEAAYDNRSVQKPGRAFYLKLNYTITKF
- a CDS encoding metalloregulator ArsR/SmtB family transcription factor; translation: MKPNLQNSITIFKALSEITRLKIIWLLINMDSKICVSEIIEVLKEPQYNVSRHLRILSKAGLLEENKEGKWVYYFIKKTDGEFIKHIKNAVSVISENDMLVEMQRCKQLLITREK